aattttcaaaaaatttcattGCAAGAAAACATATACACAAGTCACGATTGGAATGGTCAAAAGAATCACACAAAAGTTGAGATTGATTTGTTCATGTTATTTCAGAAGTTTTGGAAAAGTTTCATCTTTAGGTAGCAATAccagttagaaaaaaaaaattgacactcaaaatttttaaacaccctgtTTCCCTTCCTTTCTAACAAATACGGCTTAATAtttgtgttatgcatgtatatattcatAGAAAGAGAATCTACCCTAGacttgatttctaatggtcattatggtgaaatataatcccttttgggtgtaaccatggcaacaatctgcatttcttcgatacaaaatattgcataaaacccatccaaaatttggtctaaaggaaaatttcaatcaattacagtgatacctttcctgaaaccatagattaatatctatcaagaggtccaaaaaaaatcatatgcatttcttttgtttttccataaaattgaattgaaaagattgagtgcaaaatctttgttgataaacactacaataatttatggacctatgtcGGTACAACTAAATATATAAGGActgtaaaaaagataaatggcctataaaacatgctataaacaaattaaatgttcatataaacccactaaaaaggctatattattcttcaattacctaaaaaacaattttattgttcaaaaactttcatatttaaaaaattcaccatGTATGAAGGGgtataggacctttatcgggattCCGGGaatgggtgtttttaagctcgggatttcgggatccgggaattctttttccAAATGTATGGAAAtagggatttcatgtttttaagaccgggatttcgggatttcgtgtttttaagcctgggatttcgggatcaggacccctcctatccccctcaTGTATCTGTATCAATATAAATTCTGCCAATGTAGGCAAGGAGTTGAATATGTAATCCTCCACCACACAATGTTATAATACACAATTATAATGGCCATAATGTGAAACTGAacatctaactgtgtattgctaccttaaatAACTgagatttatttattataactaaggatttgtatttattataatcTAATCTAAATGTTTCTAATTTACGGAAATAGTTCATTGCTATATCCGTAATCGTAATAATTACATAGATTTAGAATAATTGATTATTAGTCTCTAGTGCTCTTTAATCCAGATCGAAATAGGTAAGCGTCTAAATAACAATGACTTATTTACTCGTTGCTCTGGACAACAACAAAGTTAACGAAAAAAGATGTCAGGACTACCAAGAGAAGTTATAAAGTGGATTCAGAGCCTTGACTTGACATGGCaaataaaaactgcaaaatggTAAAGTAGCATTAATTTTCTCGGCCTGCTTTTTATAATTGAGGTTAATGTTCAGTCATCAGACCGGTCTATAAGACGGGTTGGTTTACTTTCGGCAATAGCTATAGGTTTATAGGGCCTTTTTTACTTTAAGAGTCACTTCTTTAGAGTTAACTTAAGGTTTATCCATGGTTAGGTATGGGCAGGGGATGTTTTAGTTAAGGCCATCGTTATGTTTAGGTATGGGTTAGGTTATATTCGGTGAAAAGCTCattagagcttatgtttgtCAATATgccgaatccaaaaaaagttttacTTACTAACTTAGGTTAAGGTTTTGGGTTAAGAATAGTAAGTATAGCTCTTTATGGGTTGAGACCCCTAGAGTAAAAGAAGTCCTGGTTTAGATCTATGGGTTAAGAACTTTGAAGtgtatcatgaccaatttcttatttttctaaGGTTTATCAAAACTATTGCGTTTGAGGTTCCAGTATAGGCCAATTTTGATATCTTTATACGaaatagacgtatttacacttgtatgcaaatttgtccgccattacgtagaatcacacaggttcccgtaaactttaacataacaatttaaaaaaaatggtacgGAATTGCTGATAAAATGTCGTCTATTTTGGGGAAGAAAGTTAACAGAACATACAGACCACACAACCTATACAGTCTATACACAGCCTGACAACTTATTGTATTATTCCTTCCACGATGCAAGAGGTCAAACACATGTTGGCAgaataattttaacaaacattttcacaacaaaaacattttatttttttaatttatttttatagtttattaacCTACTTACAATGAACTTTCACTTTCAGTACGTTGCTATTAATAACGTTACTTACCATTGTAACATTGTGacgtttaaattttaacaaccCGATTTTGTACTTCAACatgattttatgtattgtttttatcctgaTGACGGTGCCCTAGGCACCGAAACATGTCGATCAATAAATTTCTGCAGCAGTCtgtaaagtgttgttgttataagactctctaaaattaaaaaaaaaggacgtCACAATAAAAAGAGATTGTTGCTTGATGTCAAAAGGTTATTCAGAGACAATCAAATGTCATTTGGAGACAAAATTCAACttaataccaaaagtgtaaatacgtttatCATGCCAGTTAGATAGAtactttattctttataaaattatacaagTTTCCAGAGaaagatataatttaaatgcagATAGTGCATCTTAGTGAGAAATATAACATTATCATTGTTACATTGGAAGTTTTACAAGgaatgtataaaatgtataaatatatctatacaCATTTTACCCTTCTACTATTTCTGCCTCTTTTAGGTGATACATTTGTAGATTAGTGAACAGTTGTGTCATTAAAAGAATGCAAAGATATAGTTTTCTCCATCATATATACACTTTCTGTTTTATAACCAAAGTACTTGAATTCGTTTTAAATTGGAAATGTGCCTCTTATTTGACtgattaaatataagaaatttaaaaaaaaaatagaaaaaaaaaagaatgattataaagctgttatatttatttgtttcaggGATGTTACAAATGGTTACTTAATAGCTGAAATTTTCTCTTGGTATTTTCCACAAGACATACAGATGCACTCATACAATAATGGCACATCACTAGATTCTAAACAGAAGAACTGGTACCTATTGAAACTGGTAAGCAAATTGTATCCATTTAATGTCTTCTACTTCTACAGCTGAGTGATCACTGCCATCAGGTTGACTATTCTGTCACTTTATGGGGTTTGAGCatgagaatttttttatatattttttttaaatgtcatgaTATTGAACTATCAATAGTACTAGCTGTTGTGCAATGTTATAGTATATCTACCAAAATACTACATGTATGAAGCAACCACCGTAATATTTGATGTTAGTTACAAAGCCACTGTCCATACTATCTAAATAAAGTTTCAGACCAAATTGTATGACTTAGGTACAACATGTATTAATTTGTAActtattgaaaaaagtttacAACCCCAAAAGTGACATGTAATAACAGTGTATTTTTTCAGCAGATTGGGTCATAACACGTtagtattgttttaaaatctgaTTACCCTAGTGAAATGTACAATTTTAACAATGAACCTtcaaacagattttaaataaattaaccGACACAAGGTTACAAAAATGTAGTATGATTTAAAACTCAGGATATGCATTTTGTACTGTAACTTATGGTGTGCAATTTTGTGAATACATTGTTAATGACATCCATGAGAGGTTTActtatgatatatatttcatttgtagTTTATTAAAAGACACTCTTTAGACATACCAGAGGAATATATAGATGGTACCATTCATTGTAAGGAGGGAGCTGCTGCCATGCTGTTAGAAAACATTTATGAATTGTTAACAAACAGAAAGTAAGTCAAACACACCCTTCAATAATTATTCTTAGAAGTTTGAATTTCTCAAAATTAAAGCCTACATTTTTCTCTCTAAAATATGAATGCTTGTCATGAATTACTTCATCCTTATAcaatgttgtacatgtacatttatgatataaatgataaatgcattttatatagACTTGCTTGCTTATCGTTCAGGggcagatatttcatgcatttccAGGACTAGAACAAATAAACTATTAAGAATTTTAATATATGGTATCAATGCATacaaagttttattaagattaaATGGTAAAACTATATCAAACAGTCTTGTTTAgtcttaaaataatatattaaaagctgtttttctttttaaaaaatgtatatgtaagaaaagttaaaaaaaaaacacttaattctgaggaaaaatcaaatttgaaaattcctaatcaaatggcaaaatcaaaagctcaagtgcatcaaaagaatggataactgtcacattcctgacgcagtacaggcattttcgtatatagaaaatggtgttttAAACAGATTCTATACAAACATGTAATGTAGCGTTGGATATCATTTgcaattttatacatatatatctaacaACAATGACTGAATGTGAAATGAAATTGTTTGTATAGCATGACATATTAAATTTGTATAGCAtgacatattaatttttttgtatagcatgacatattatattttttgtatagcATGACATATTAAATTTTTTGTATAGCATgacatattaaattttaattacctACTTTGTAATTTGTTTCACAGAGTAAAGAAAACCCAGACAGAAGAACCAGATTTTACAGACAAACTTTACCAAGAAAAACTACCAATGCATGCTAGATCAACAGCATCAAAAGCAGTGAAAAATAACCTTAGAATTACAGAAATCATGGCAGATCAAAACCTTATACTTGGTGCTCAAAAGGTATTTTTTACTgtagaaatattgattttatgagGTTTTTCTAGCAACATATCACTTATACTGGGGATTACAAGTGAGTTTTCTCCCATGGAcaataacatataataaaaaaatcattacataaAGGTTGACAcattttcatgattatttggTTGCATTTTCCTTTACACTATTGTTTTCCCATAGAAGTTTACAAATTTGTCCAAAATTGCTCCTTAAAAAGTTGGCAAATGTGACAATggccaagtttttttttctatctgtcAATTTATGCTgcatttaaggatgtacttaagtgaaattaaaaaaatcaagaatttaaaattgatatactTTTTGTCTGAAGagcattatttaaaaaacacaataagCTAAAAAAATTAATAGGTCATGGAACTCCTTTtcaagatatttgatttttaaaatattgcgggaaaaggctgactcagacttttactttataatacaccttatcactaaCTGACCCAgctgcttgaacttttgacgtcaacaacaatcacttttctattgtggcgtcagatattttgttttatgccagacgtcaaaattttacagaaacctgtgtgatatccagtaatggcgaacaaatagcgataaggtgtattgcaTTGGTATAATTTggcctcaaatcaaaagaaaaaattcaaaaatctgcttaaattttggcaaatgaccttttatgagcTAATAAGTCTTATCAAAATCATAAATGGGTGTTTATGGgactaaatattttacctagtATCGTATGGTAAAAACCCAAGGATTCCTAACATCTTAAACAAAAGCCAAAACCTCatctaagtacatccttaattcaatagatataggaagatgtggtgtgagtgccaatgagacaactctccatccaaataagagttttaaaaaagtaaaccattataggttaatgtacagccttcaacacggagcctataaatgtttttaaaaaaaagacatttataatTTGAGTAATTTCCCTTTGAATCCTCACACTTTTATGTTTGAACTTACAAATAGTCCTATAGCAGTTTGTTTTTTGAGTAAATGGATTTACTTCCAATTCAGtcatatattttatgcataaaaaaatatatcaatgtattGAGGAAAAGcatattatgtaatatatatttctttcagtCCCAGAAAATCATAAATGACCATATAGAGCATAGACGACAAGAAAGATACCAGAATCCAGACCGATTCCAGGTAAAACCAACACTTGGTGAACTATGTGTACGGAGACCACCCCCACAACCAGCTCAGCCAACATTTGAAGACAGTACCATGGGAGAATCTGCTGCTGTTCCTAGTCAAGTTAATCCTGAAGGTAAAGTTGTGTTGTATATCAAaagcacattttttttgtttttgaatagtTTAGTCACTCTAAGGAACACACAGCATGATGGGAAaagaaattcttaaaaaaatatacaagttgtCTCCCCTTTTATTGTTTCATTCAAATTGTATTCCATTTATAAATTCcacaaaatgatattttaaaaattgaatgcaattgatttaaaatcgAACTCAGGAGCCTAGCTCTCAACtaatgtttgtaaaaaaaatcttagttaATCAGATTAAATGaccaacaattttatttttattttttcagatttaCAAAGTATGTCAAGAGAACCAAGTGTACAATTTAAAGAAATAGAAGTCAATCAGATGGACAAATCAGCTCTTTACAATATGCCTATTCAGGGCTATTAAACCTATAAAACTGATCAACATACTAAAAATACATAATCAGGACCACTTTAGTCCTCCTAAACTGACAATGATGTGAGCACCTAAGATAatagttttattcaaaattaatatttgctGTGTTCTAAGGATTTTGTTGGTGTTAGTATTGTCACAAtttgcatatacatgtaataataagaaactatatacatgtatgcaaacaTTCCATTAAATAGTTTcttctattttgaaaatttcatacatgttttagttgaccatacatgtatttgtctgTTGTCGAAGTCcattacaattattttaaagttttgtggTATGAGGAATGTAAAACTACCCTAATCCCCCTTTAACCAAAGGAGGACCAAaagtagatattttaaaaagaatatttttcttATGCAGTTTTCTGTGTTGCTTAACCGTGCACTGTTTTGCAGTGAATTACTTCCTGGGAAGATTGATACCTTGtatcaaattgtattttggATTTCTATATCTTTTATGGACATCgttctttatacatgttatactcTTGCAAATATAGgtgttggaaaaaaatattcatttaccTTGGTTTGATGCCAAAAAAAAGTTCTAAGTAttgacaacttttttgttatttatttgaaataatttgttttatagtctaatatatttgtcattttatgtacatatttatacatttttatcatcataacataaaaaataaaaagtaaaattttatatgttgttttagttACTTAGTACAAGGACTTATATAGACTTATATGTGTCCCTGCTTAGTATCTCcctttattgataaatttgcaCATTACATTACACAAACTAACttcatttgtaaaattttaaattgctgATCAGATAAAAGATGCAAATTCTTGTCTTTTTAATATGTCAGTCACATCTGTGAGGGGGGGGGGCAATAGGGGGTCAATATGCTAACAACACCTCaataaacagttaacaaaaaatgcaaaaatgctgAAAATAGTTAACAGCTTAAATCGATCTCagataacagttaacaacacCTTGAAAAGGGCTAAAACAGGTTAACACAAAAAggtatgccccccccccctaatcTGTCTGGTCCTGACTCCTAAATGTGTCAGAACCTATGTTAattaaatgttaacaaaaatattagtACATTAAAAAGAGACAATAAGAATCACTGACAGACTACTCTATGACCACAAGTGTGAGAGAAAAACAGAAATGAtaaggataaaaaaatatattaaacagaACACTTATCTTGAGCATCATAAACCacaccaaaaataaaatgatacacCATTTGCCCAGGGAGAGTAAGCATAACTTGTTAAACTAGTGGAACAGTCCACAGTAGttatagaaattataaaaatagttgGACCAAAATATTACTTTCTAAAGGAAAAAAGCTTTTCAGCTCATTATCAAATCATTATTGACTAGAGAAAATTGCATTTAGTTGTCTACTTATGATGGTAGAGGTTGGATTGGCGAATCCAG
This Mytilus trossulus isolate FHL-02 chromosome 14, PNRI_Mtr1.1.1.hap1, whole genome shotgun sequence DNA region includes the following protein-coding sequences:
- the LOC134697212 gene encoding spermatogenesis-associated protein 4-like yields the protein MSGLPREVIKWIQSLDLTWQIKTAKWDVTNGYLIAEIFSWYFPQDIQMHSYNNGTSLDSKQKNWYLLKLFIKRHSLDIPEEYIDGTIHCKEGAAAMLLENIYELLTNRKVKKTQTEEPDFTDKLYQEKLPMHARSTASKAVKNNLRITEIMADQNLILGAQKSQKIINDHIEHRRQERYQNPDRFQVKPTLGELCVRRPPPQPAQPTFEDSTMGESAAVPSQVNPEDLQSMSREPSVQFKEIEVNQMDKSALYNMPIQGY